DNA from Globicephala melas chromosome 5, mGloMel1.2, whole genome shotgun sequence:
CTTGCAGGAATCACTTCAAGTTTTTCTAAGGACCTTGGATTAACAGGTCGATCACTGATCTTGATACATGTACAGCGTGTAGTCCTAGAGAGAGGTATTTCTGCAGGAAAAGAAACAGGTACAGCAGACGACGTTAGCGCAGTTTTCATTTTAGGCATTTAATGTGGATTGGGTAGTACTTAGCTGAACCTGTACCTCTGTGTAATCACATACTCAATCTGTGATCATACAGCTCTGTATGATTAATTAGTTGATTCTCTGAAAGAATGGAATTGCAACTTGTTGATTGTAAGATCATACCCTTGAGCCCAGGTCATATAGTTACTTAAGTTAACTAAGGAGATACCTGTCtcatcttctttctcctccttccctcacattttctctgtctgtccctcttcctcttcactcccaccttcctccttctctctttcttttattccacTTGCTTCTCTGACTGTAAACTCTGACCAGAAGGAATCTCTGCTCATTTACCCTTCATTTAAAAGGCAGGCTGTAAAACTTTTGCAAATACATTATTTCTGCACTTAAAGAGTTTATACGCAGTCCTATTTCTGATCTTACAAATTCAATATCCCTTGAAGTTCCTTACCTTGAGTTCCTCTCAGAGTCAGAAGGATAAGGCAGAAAATAAGAACAGCACTTTGGTTCATGGTGCTGCAACTGAAGGTTCTTCTGTAGTAGGCTCAGACTGCCTGAACAGTTGAGGAGTGTCTCTGAAAACATCGGGCTAGGTTGCAGTATTTATTTGCAAAGGCACTTTCCCTCTCCAACTCTGATTGGATAACATTACAGTTGACTTAGGAAAACCTGTGTCTGTTCCTTGGGGAAGTCCCGTGTTGCAGAATCAAAgatattatttgtatttattgtgGCTTCTGAGTTATGGAATTTCCCTCC
Protein-coding regions in this window:
- the CXCL10 gene encoding C-X-C motif chemokine 10, giving the protein MNQSAVLIFCLILLTLRGTQEIPLSRTTRCTCIKISDRPVNPRSLEKLEVIPASQSCPRVEIIATMKKNGEKRCLNPESKTIKNLLKAISKERSKRSQTQKEA